In Streptomyces sp. NBC_01551, one DNA window encodes the following:
- the pstA gene encoding phosphate ABC transporter permease PstA: MSHALQDQRPARAPKSAAPAGLTRGGLPRWAPAGIAALSIALGCGIGLAADLHSKVQWGLIAAIMFVGITYTASAVVENRRQAKDRIATSLVWVCFVLAVVPLLSLIWTTVSRGMEALSGDFLSHSMNGVTSFEEGGGVYHALLGTIEQVALATAIAAPIGLLTAVYLVEYGRGSLAKAVTFFVDVMTGIPSIVAGLFILTTWNLALGFGPSGFAGSMALSILMMPVVVRSTEEMLKLVPNELREAALALGVPKWRMILKVVLPTAIGGIATGVMLAVARIAGETAPIMLLVFGTQLINGNPFEGAQSSLPLYIWEQYKVGSDASYDRAWAAALVLIAFVMILNLVARGIARWKAPKTGR, from the coding sequence CCTGCCGCGCTGGGCCCCGGCCGGCATCGCGGCCCTCTCGATCGCCCTCGGCTGCGGCATCGGCCTCGCCGCCGACCTCCACAGCAAGGTCCAGTGGGGCCTGATCGCCGCCATCATGTTCGTCGGGATCACGTACACCGCCAGCGCGGTCGTCGAGAACCGACGCCAGGCCAAGGACCGCATCGCGACCTCCCTCGTGTGGGTCTGCTTCGTCCTCGCGGTCGTCCCGCTGCTCTCGCTGATCTGGACCACCGTCAGCCGCGGCATGGAGGCCCTCTCCGGGGACTTCCTCAGCCACTCGATGAACGGCGTCACCAGCTTCGAGGAGGGCGGCGGCGTCTACCACGCGCTGCTCGGCACCATCGAGCAGGTCGCCCTGGCCACCGCGATCGCCGCGCCGATCGGCCTGCTGACCGCCGTCTACCTGGTCGAGTACGGCCGGGGTTCGCTCGCCAAGGCCGTGACCTTCTTCGTCGACGTCATGACCGGCATCCCCTCCATCGTCGCGGGCCTGTTCATCCTCACGACGTGGAACCTGGCGCTCGGCTTCGGCCCGTCCGGCTTCGCCGGCTCGATGGCCCTGTCGATCCTGATGATGCCCGTCGTGGTCCGCTCCACCGAGGAGATGCTCAAGCTCGTCCCGAACGAGCTGCGCGAGGCCGCGCTGGCCCTCGGCGTGCCGAAGTGGCGCATGATCCTCAAGGTCGTGCTCCCCACCGCCATCGGCGGCATCGCCACCGGTGTCATGCTGGCCGTCGCCCGCATCGCCGGTGAGACCGCGCCGATCATGCTGCTGGTCTTCGGTACCCAGCTGATCAACGGCAACCCCTTCGAAGGTGCTCAGTCCTCGCTCCCGCTGTACATCTGGGAGCAGTACAAGGTCGGCAGTGACGCCTCCTACGACCGGGCATGGGCAGCAGCGCTCGTCCTGATCGCCTTCGTCATGATCCTCAATCTGGTGGCCCGCGGCATCGCCCGCTGGAAGGCCCCGAAGACCGGTCGCTGA
- the pstB gene encoding phosphate ABC transporter ATP-binding protein PstB, producing the protein MAKRIDVSGLSAFYGSHKAIDDISMTVEPRSVTAFIGPSGCGKSTFLRTLNRMHEVTPGGRVEGKVMLDDENLYGANVDPVAVRRTVGMVFQRPNPFPTMSIFDNVAAGLRLNGSFKKSELSEIVERSLKGANLWNEVKDRLNKPGSGLSGGQQQRLCIARAIAVEPEVLLMDEPCSALDPISTLAIEDLIGELKERFTIVIVTHNMQQAARVSDRTAFFNLSAVGQPGKLIELDDTERIFSNPSVQATEDYISGRFG; encoded by the coding sequence ATGGCGAAGCGAATCGACGTCAGCGGACTGTCCGCCTTCTACGGCAGCCACAAGGCCATCGATGACATCTCGATGACCGTGGAGCCCCGCTCCGTGACCGCCTTCATCGGCCCGTCCGGCTGCGGCAAGTCCACCTTCCTGCGCACCCTGAACCGCATGCACGAGGTCACCCCCGGCGGCCGCGTCGAGGGCAAGGTGATGCTGGACGACGAGAACCTGTACGGCGCGAACGTGGACCCCGTCGCGGTCCGCCGCACGGTCGGCATGGTCTTCCAGCGCCCGAACCCGTTCCCCACCATGTCGATCTTCGACAACGTGGCGGCGGGCCTGCGCCTGAACGGCAGCTTCAAGAAGTCCGAGCTCTCGGAGATCGTGGAGCGCTCGCTCAAGGGCGCCAACCTCTGGAACGAGGTCAAGGACCGCCTGAACAAGCCGGGCTCCGGCCTCTCCGGCGGCCAGCAGCAGCGTCTGTGCATCGCCCGCGCCATCGCGGTCGAGCCGGAGGTCCTGCTGATGGACGAGCCCTGCTCGGCCCTGGACCCGATCTCCACCCTCGCCATCGAGGACCTGATCGGCGAGCTGAAGGAGCGCTTCACGATCGTCATCGTGACGCACAACATGCAGCAGGCGGCCCGCGTCTCGGACCGCACGGCCTTCTTCAACCTCTCGGCCGTCGGCCAGCCCGGCAAGCTCATCGAACTGGACGACACGGAGCGGATCTTCTCCAACCCGTCCGTCCAGGCCACCGAGGACTACATCTCGGGCCGCTTCGGTTAA
- a CDS encoding inorganic phosphate transporter: MDTFALIVTIGVALGFTYTNGFHDSANAIATSVSTRALTPRAALAMAAVMNLAGAFLGSGVAKTVSQGLIETPTGDKGMWILFSALVGAIVWNLITWYFGLPSSSSHALFGGMVGAALAGGIAVIWSGVLDKVVIPMFLSPIVGLIVGYLVMVAIMWMFRRSNPHKAKRGFRIAQTVSAAAMALGHGLQDAQKTMGIVVMALVIADVQTSDAPIPVWVKIACAVMLSLGTYAGGWRIMRTLGRKIIELDPPQGFAAETTGASIMYTASYLYQAPISTTHVITSAIMGVGATKRVNAVRWGVAKNIILGWFITMPAAALVAALSFWIVDLAVG, translated from the coding sequence GTGGACACCTTCGCTCTGATCGTGACCATCGGTGTCGCGCTCGGTTTCACGTACACCAACGGTTTCCACGACTCGGCGAACGCGATCGCGACCTCGGTCTCGACCCGCGCGCTGACCCCGCGTGCCGCCCTCGCGATGGCCGCGGTGATGAACCTCGCCGGAGCCTTCCTGGGCAGCGGCGTGGCCAAGACGGTCAGCCAGGGGCTCATCGAGACGCCGACGGGCGACAAGGGGATGTGGATCCTCTTCTCCGCCCTGGTCGGCGCGATCGTCTGGAACCTGATCACCTGGTACTTCGGCCTGCCGTCGTCCTCCTCGCACGCGCTCTTCGGCGGCATGGTCGGGGCGGCGCTGGCGGGCGGGATCGCCGTCATCTGGTCGGGCGTGCTCGACAAGGTCGTCATCCCCATGTTCCTGTCACCCATCGTCGGCCTGATCGTCGGCTACCTGGTGATGGTCGCCATCATGTGGATGTTCCGCCGCTCCAACCCGCACAAGGCCAAGCGCGGCTTCCGGATCGCCCAGACCGTCTCGGCGGCCGCGATGGCCCTCGGCCACGGCCTGCAGGACGCCCAGAAGACGATGGGCATCGTGGTGATGGCCCTGGTCATCGCCGACGTCCAGACCTCCGACGCCCCGATTCCGGTGTGGGTCAAGATCGCGTGCGCCGTGATGCTGTCGCTCGGCACCTACGCCGGTGGCTGGCGCATCATGCGCACCCTGGGCCGCAAGATCATCGAGCTCGACCCGCCGCAGGGCTTCGCGGCCGAGACCACCGGTGCCTCGATCATGTACACCGCGTCCTACCTGTACCAGGCGCCGATCTCCACCACCCACGTCATCACCTCGGCGATCATGGGCGTGGGCGCGACGAAGCGGGTCAACGCGGTCCGCTGGGGCGTCGCCAAGAACATCATCCTCGGCTGGTTCATCACCATGCCGGCCGCGGCGCTCGTCGCGGCACTCAGCTTCTGGATCGTGGACCTGGCCGTCGGCTAG
- a CDS encoding DUF47 domain-containing protein, whose amino-acid sequence MRFRLTPRETSFYDMFAASADNIVTGSKLLMELLGADSSARAEIAERMRAAEHAGDDATHAIFHQLNSSFITPFDREDIYNLASSLDDIMDFMEEAVDLVVLYNVEELPKGVEQQIEVLARAAELTAEAMPHLRTMDNLTEYWIEVNRLENQADQIHRKLLAQLFNGKYDAIEVLKLKQIVDVLEEAADAFEHVANTVETIAVKES is encoded by the coding sequence GTGCGATTTCGTCTGACCCCCAGGGAGACGAGCTTCTACGACATGTTCGCCGCATCCGCGGACAACATCGTCACGGGCTCCAAGCTCCTGATGGAACTGCTCGGAGCGGATTCCTCCGCCCGGGCCGAGATCGCGGAGCGGATGCGGGCAGCGGAGCACGCGGGGGACGACGCCACCCACGCGATCTTCCACCAGCTGAACTCCTCTTTCATCACGCCGTTCGACCGCGAGGACATCTACAACCTGGCCTCGTCGCTCGACGACATCATGGACTTCATGGAGGAGGCGGTCGACCTGGTCGTCCTCTACAACGTGGAGGAGCTCCCCAAGGGCGTCGAGCAGCAGATCGAGGTGCTGGCGCGGGCGGCCGAGCTGACCGCCGAGGCCATGCCCCACCTGCGCACGATGGACAACCTGACCGAGTACTGGATCGAGGTCAACCGCCTCGAGAACCAGGCCGACCAGATCCACCGCAAGCTGCTCGCCCAGCTCTTCAACGGCAAGTACGACGCCATCGAGGTGCTCAAGCTCAAGCAGATCGTCGACGTGCTCGAAGAGGCGGCCGACGCGTTCGAGCACGTCGCGAACACGGTGGAGACCATCGCGGTCAAGGAGTCCTGA
- a CDS encoding metal-sensitive transcriptional regulator, whose protein sequence is MTTIEAEGSGAGVGAAPEETQGKAVHGYHHQKDEHLKRLRRIEGQIRGLQRLVDEDVYCIDILTQVSASTKALQSFALQLLEEHLRHCVADAAVKGGAEIDAKVEEATKAIARLLRT, encoded by the coding sequence ATGACGACCATCGAGGCGGAGGGCTCCGGAGCCGGCGTCGGCGCGGCCCCCGAGGAGACCCAGGGCAAGGCGGTGCACGGGTACCACCACCAGAAGGACGAGCACCTCAAGCGACTGCGCCGGATCGAGGGCCAGATCCGGGGCCTGCAGCGGCTCGTCGACGAGGACGTCTACTGCATCGACATACTCACGCAGGTCTCGGCGAGCACGAAGGCACTGCAGTCCTTCGCGCTCCAGTTGCTGGAGGAGCACCTGCGGCACTGCGTCGCCGACGCTGCGGTCAAGGGCGGCGCGGAGATCGACGCCAAGGTCGAGGAGGCCACGAAGGCGATCGCCCGACTGCTGCGGACCTGA